Proteins encoded within one genomic window of Bacillus thuringiensis:
- a CDS encoding class I SAM-dependent methyltransferase — MNRIDYIRQEEKKYHDLCYEQYKLFETGSWLYKPVKTVMDLMDHFEGQNNLQVLDLGSGVGRNSIPIAQKMQNTSGTVTCVDLLDSALTKLQTYSKEYGVINNIKTEQAAIENYYILPNTYDYIVAVSSLEHVKSEEDLTNVLHSMKKGTKTGGINCLIINSNIQEIDLHTNEELDALIEINLSTDDMIHLLKSIYKEWKEIKVEIKELIYNIVRDKRHIQLKTNAITFVFKK, encoded by the coding sequence ATGAATCGTATCGATTACATAAGACAAGAAGAAAAGAAATATCACGACCTTTGTTATGAACAATATAAACTATTTGAAACTGGTTCTTGGCTGTACAAACCGGTTAAAACCGTTATGGACTTGATGGATCACTTTGAAGGACAAAACAACTTGCAAGTACTTGATCTCGGCTCTGGCGTTGGAAGAAATAGCATCCCAATTGCACAAAAAATGCAAAATACTAGCGGCACTGTTACATGTGTCGATTTACTTGATTCTGCTTTAACAAAATTACAAACTTATAGTAAAGAATATGGTGTAATTAATAATATTAAAACAGAACAAGCAGCAATTGAAAACTACTACATCCTACCTAATACTTATGATTATATCGTTGCAGTATCAAGTTTAGAGCATGTTAAATCAGAAGAAGATTTAACAAATGTGCTCCATTCTATGAAAAAAGGTACAAAGACTGGTGGAATCAATTGTTTAATTATTAACTCGAACATACAAGAAATTGACTTACATACAAATGAAGAATTAGATGCTTTAATTGAAATTAACCTTTCTACTGATGATATGATACATCTATTAAAAAGTATTTATAAGGAATGGAAAGAAATTAAAGTTGAAATAAAAGAATTAATCTATAATATTGTTCGCGATAAAAGGCATATTCAATTAAAAACAAATGCTATTACGTTTGTTTTTAAGAAATAA
- a CDS encoding DUF2197 domain-containing protein, whose amino-acid sequence MMFYKIVCFSCKNIFRVYEGSEKYKRFKEKPKGVYCCDKCSHKIQLEAIKNFFR is encoded by the coding sequence ATGATGTTTTATAAAATTGTTTGCTTTTCTTGTAAAAATATATTTCGTGTTTATGAAGGTAGTGAAAAATATAAGCGATTTAAAGAGAAACCAAAAGGGGTATATTGTTGTGATAAGTGTAGCCACAAAATTCAATTAGAAGCTATAAAGAATTTTTTTAGATAA
- a CDS encoding cell wall hydrolase, with amino-acid sequence MPLIPYNESDVDLLARLMRAEAEGEGRQGEQLVGCVVVNRVFCDCLDFKQLRSVRDAVYQSPGGFEAVQYGYFYQRARESEKEIARKVLQGEWRWPARWALWYFRPVGACPPQWYNQPFVGQFKSHCFYEPSGDECPKLYSR; translated from the coding sequence ATGCCCCTTATTCCATATAACGAAAGCGATGTTGATTTACTAGCTCGTTTAATGCGTGCTGAAGCTGAAGGCGAAGGTCGACAAGGTGAACAACTTGTTGGCTGCGTAGTAGTAAATCGTGTATTTTGTGATTGCTTAGATTTTAAACAACTTCGTTCTGTACGTGACGCTGTGTATCAAAGCCCTGGTGGATTCGAAGCAGTGCAATACGGATATTTTTATCAACGGGCTCGTGAATCAGAAAAAGAAATCGCACGAAAAGTTTTACAAGGTGAGTGGCGCTGGCCAGCAAGATGGGCTCTTTGGTATTTCCGTCCAGTTGGAGCTTGTCCACCCCAATGGTATAATCAGCCGTTTGTAGGACAGTTTAAAAGTCATTGTTTTTATGAACCTAGTGGTGACGAATGTCCGAAATTGTATTCACGGTAG